In one Salvelinus sp. IW2-2015 linkage group LG26, ASM291031v2, whole genome shotgun sequence genomic region, the following are encoded:
- the dynlt2b gene encoding dynein light chain Tctex-type protein 2B isoform X3 — protein sequence MWIKSRFKAAVVKECIRDILREQLSGVQYDPDEVGVLSRSLADCIKDKLKDVGFDRYKLVVQVVIGEQRGEGVKMAARCFWDADTDSYAQDIFMNFVLCGGCFWQLFLLRTKEDGKILQ from the exons gTTCAAAGCAGCTGTTGTGAAGGAATGCATTCGTGATATCCTGAGAGAACAACTGTCTGGGGTGCAGTATGATCCGGATGAGGTCGGCGTTCTGTCCCGTTCATTAGCAGATTGCATAAAGGACAAACTGAAGG ATGTGGGCTTTGACCGATACAAGCTGGTGGTACAAGTGGTAATTGGAGAGCAGCGAGGAGAAGGTGTCAA GATGGCTGCCAGGTGTTTCTGGGATGCTGACACAGACAGCTACGCTCAGGACATTTTCATGAAT TTTGTTCTGTGTGGCGGCTGCTTTTGGCAGTTATTTCTACTGAGGACAAAAGAAGATGGGAAGATTTTGCAATAG